In Gammaproteobacteria bacterium, one DNA window encodes the following:
- the apaG gene encoding DUF525 domain-containing protein ApaG — protein MKEQPHYNLHIEVQSTYIPEQSFPAISRFVFAYTVIIRNEGNISARLLSRHWIVTDATGKVQEVRGQGVVGEQPYLRPGESFQYTSGALLETSVGSMYGSYHLMADDGVEFDANIPAFNMSVPHTLH, from the coding sequence ATGAAAGAACAACCACACTACAACCTCCACATTGAGGTTCAGAGTACCTACATCCCAGAGCAATCCTTTCCCGCCATATCGCGCTTCGTCTTTGCCTACACCGTAATCATTCGTAACGAGGGCAACATCTCGGCCCGGCTCCTCTCCCGTCACTGGATCGTTACCGATGCCACCGGTAAGGTCCAAGAGGTGCGTGGTCAGGGGGTCGTGGGAGAGCAACCGTACCTCCGCCCAGGGGAAAGTTTTCAATACACCAGCGGTGCCCTGTTGGAGACCTCTGTGGGAAGCATGTACGGCAGCTACCACCTGATGGCGGACGATGGGGTAGAATTTGACGCCAATATCCCCGCTTTTAATATGTCTGTCCCCCATACCCTTCATTAG